In one window of Shewanella goraebulensis DNA:
- a CDS encoding ABC transporter substrate-binding protein — translation MQKFNSIYNDVKTLLKPRLALQFLAMMSFSFALPIDVASSEISLITHQDKQPSTVESKDSNELLIKWLDSEFQPSTLSIPQQLEELSWFQNKSQPFKGMTIRVVSERINTHQYEANILAKAFYEITGIHVIHELTNEDDVIKKFSAQIMTGQRLYDAYISDSDLIGSHFRQQHVISITDLINNQAKAYTLPSLDLNDFVGLAFTTGPDGKIYQLPDQQFANLYWYRSDWFAKPEYQKLFEAKYGYPLGVPQNWQAYEDIAEFFTADINEIDGIKIYGHMDYAKSDPSLGWRISDAWLSMAGVGDKGLPNGLPVDEWGIRVEDCHPVGASVERGGALNSPAAIYAIEKYKEWLVKYAPPEAQQLTFSESGDWAAKGNIAQQIFWYTAFVPDFTKQGLAVMNQDGTPKWRVAPSPIGKYWQKGMKSGYQDTGAWTFLSHTPESHQIAAWLYAQFVVSKTVSLKKTLVGSTPIRQSDIDSDYMTERAPYLGGLVEFYRSHARNIWTPTGTNVPDYQGMAGYWWQAISLIIEGKLSVPEGLNTLAEQIDNHLLELQEQNLTCGPKVNKKVNPSVWLNKPGAPKAMMPNEVKGKTLPFEEAINAW, via the coding sequence ATGCAGAAATTCAATTCAATATATAATGACGTTAAAACATTACTCAAGCCCAGACTAGCTTTGCAGTTCTTGGCTATGATGTCTTTTAGCTTTGCGTTGCCTATTGACGTTGCTTCGAGCGAGATTTCGTTAATCACTCACCAAGATAAACAACCATCCACTGTCGAATCTAAAGATTCCAATGAGCTATTAATAAAATGGTTAGACTCTGAGTTTCAACCTTCAACGTTATCAATTCCCCAGCAATTAGAAGAGCTAAGTTGGTTTCAGAATAAATCACAACCTTTTAAAGGCATGACCATTAGAGTTGTTTCTGAGCGAATAAATACCCACCAATATGAAGCCAATATTTTAGCTAAAGCTTTTTACGAAATAACCGGAATTCATGTCATTCATGAGTTAACTAACGAAGACGATGTGATTAAAAAGTTTTCCGCTCAAATTATGACAGGCCAACGTCTTTATGATGCCTATATTAGTGATAGCGATCTTATTGGTAGCCATTTTAGACAACAGCATGTGATTTCGATAACTGATCTGATAAATAATCAAGCAAAAGCCTATACGCTGCCATCACTCGATTTAAATGATTTCGTTGGCCTTGCTTTTACTACCGGCCCAGATGGAAAAATATATCAATTACCCGATCAACAATTCGCTAATTTGTACTGGTATCGGAGTGATTGGTTTGCCAAACCGGAGTATCAAAAGTTGTTCGAAGCCAAGTATGGATATCCATTAGGAGTTCCGCAGAATTGGCAAGCCTATGAAGATATTGCGGAGTTTTTTACTGCTGATATTAACGAGATAGATGGTATTAAAATATATGGACATATGGATTACGCCAAATCAGACCCTTCACTAGGTTGGCGAATCTCTGATGCGTGGTTATCAATGGCTGGTGTTGGTGATAAAGGGCTGCCTAATGGCTTGCCAGTTGATGAATGGGGTATTCGTGTTGAGGACTGTCATCCTGTGGGGGCAAGTGTTGAGCGAGGGGGGGCGTTAAATAGTCCTGCTGCGATATACGCCATAGAAAAGTATAAAGAGTGGCTAGTTAAATATGCGCCACCAGAAGCGCAGCAGTTAACCTTCTCAGAATCTGGAGATTGGGCAGCCAAAGGCAATATCGCCCAACAAATATTTTGGTATACCGCATTTGTGCCTGACTTTACAAAACAAGGCTTAGCTGTGATGAATCAAGATGGTACGCCGAAATGGCGAGTCGCTCCATCTCCTATCGGCAAATATTGGCAAAAAGGCATGAAGTCAGGATACCAAGATACAGGTGCTTGGACTTTCTTGAGTCACACGCCAGAAAGCCATCAAATTGCTGCTTGGTTGTACGCTCAATTTGTTGTTTCAAAGACGGTCTCATTAAAGAAAACACTCGTTGGTTCAACGCCTATTCGTCAATCGGATATAGATTCTGATTACATGACAGAAAGAGCACCTTATTTAGGTGGTCTAGTTGAGTTTTATCGAAGTCATGCGAGAAATATTTGGACGCCTACTGGAACCAATGTGCCTGATTATCAAGGGATGGCGGGTTATTGGTGGCAAGCTATAAGCCTCATTATTGAAGGGAAACTATCTGTACCGGAAGGATTGAATACGCTAGCAGAGCAGATTGATAATCATTTACTTGAATTACAGGAGCAAAATTTAACTTGTGGGCCAAAAGTGAATAAAAAGGTTAACCCCTCGGTTTGGTTGAATAAACCTGGTGCCCCAAAAGCGATGATGCCAAATGAAGTTAAAGGCAAAACGTTACCTTTTGAGGAGGCAATCAATGCTTGGTAA
- the prpB gene encoding methylisocitrate lyase — protein sequence MSAGKKFRQALADNKPLQIVGTINAYAAMMAKQIGHQAIYLSGGGVANASYGLPDLGMTSLNDVIVDVQRITSACDLPLLVDIDTGWGGAFNIAKTVRDMEKAGAAAVHMEDQVAQKRCGHRPNKEIVSTEEMVDRIKAAVDARIDPDFFIMARTDSFAQEGLEAAIARAKAYVAAGADGIFAEAVKTEEHYRAFSQALDVPILANITEFGQTELWNKEQLGEWGADMVLYPLSAFRAMNKAAENVYSAILNDGDQKAVVDTMQTRMDLYDYLGYHDYEQKLDSLFAEGKNK from the coding sequence ATGAGCGCAGGCAAAAAATTCCGTCAAGCACTAGCTGACAACAAACCACTACAAATCGTCGGTACTATCAATGCTTATGCTGCAATGATGGCAAAACAGATTGGTCATCAAGCGATATATTTATCAGGCGGCGGTGTTGCAAATGCATCCTACGGTTTGCCTGATTTGGGTATGACGTCATTGAACGATGTAATCGTTGATGTGCAGCGCATTACTTCAGCCTGTGATTTACCGTTATTAGTGGACATTGATACGGGCTGGGGCGGCGCATTTAACATTGCTAAAACTGTTCGTGATATGGAAAAAGCAGGCGCTGCAGCGGTGCACATGGAAGACCAAGTCGCGCAAAAGCGTTGTGGTCATCGTCCAAATAAAGAAATAGTTTCAACAGAAGAAATGGTTGATCGCATTAAAGCTGCGGTTGATGCGCGTATTGATCCTGACTTTTTCATCATGGCTCGCACTGATTCATTTGCTCAAGAAGGTTTAGAGGCGGCAATCGCTCGCGCTAAAGCTTATGTGGCAGCAGGTGCAGATGGTATTTTTGCAGAAGCCGTTAAAACAGAAGAACACTATCGTGCATTTTCTCAGGCGTTAGACGTGCCTATTCTGGCGAACATTACAGAGTTTGGCCAAACAGAGTTGTGGAATAAAGAGCAGCTAGGTGAGTGGGGTGCAGACATGGTGCTTTATCCATTAAGTGCCTTCCGTGCAATGAATAAAGCTGCTGAGAATGTCTATTCAGCAATTTTAAATGATGGTGACCAAAAAGCGGTTGTCGATACCATGCAAACTCGTATGGATTTGTATGATTATCTGGGTTATCACGACTACGAGCAAAAACTAGATAGCTTATTTGCTGAAGGTAAGAACAAGTAA
- a CDS encoding D-alanine--D-alanine ligase translates to MTTINVLLICGGGSAEHDVSVLSANYFESSLAKSDKVNLLRLELDANGHYFDTEGNRCELTNRREVRFDNESKPAWPVDYAIPCIHGFPGETGDIQSYFNLIQLPYFGCESEASSNCFNKITAKMWFTALGIPNTPYIFLNDLTQEAVSQTKIALKQWRSVFVKAASQGSSVGCYKVDDASQVEQVLNDAFGFAPSVVVEKTIVARELEVAVYEYQGEVIATLPGEIICASNTFYTFEEKYNASSKARTDIVAQNLSVEVTQQIREYAIKAFKGMKLRHLSRIDFFLTDENEILLNEINTFPGSTPISMFPKMLQNNGEDFTAYLVNNIENQL, encoded by the coding sequence ATGACAACTATCAATGTACTGCTAATTTGTGGCGGAGGCAGCGCTGAACACGATGTTTCAGTATTGTCAGCTAACTATTTTGAATCATCTTTAGCAAAGTCAGATAAAGTAAATCTGCTTAGACTAGAGCTTGATGCTAATGGCCACTATTTCGATACAGAAGGTAATCGATGTGAGTTAACTAACCGCCGTGAAGTTCGTTTTGATAATGAAAGTAAACCCGCATGGCCTGTAGATTATGCCATTCCTTGTATTCACGGCTTTCCCGGAGAGACAGGTGATATTCAATCATATTTTAACCTGATCCAACTGCCTTATTTTGGTTGTGAATCTGAGGCATCAAGTAACTGCTTTAACAAAATTACAGCTAAAATGTGGTTTACTGCATTAGGTATTCCTAATACACCTTATATTTTCTTAAATGATTTAACTCAAGAGGCTGTTTCACAAACGAAAATTGCACTTAAACAGTGGAGATCTGTATTTGTAAAAGCAGCGTCTCAAGGGTCATCTGTTGGTTGTTATAAAGTTGATGATGCATCACAAGTCGAACAAGTCCTAAATGATGCTTTTGGTTTTGCACCGTCTGTGGTGGTTGAAAAAACCATCGTTGCACGAGAACTTGAAGTGGCAGTTTATGAATATCAAGGTGAAGTGATTGCCACATTACCCGGGGAAATTATTTGTGCAAGTAATACCTTTTACACTTTTGAAGAAAAATATAATGCTAGCAGCAAAGCCAGAACGGACATTGTCGCGCAAAACTTATCTGTAGAAGTAACACAACAAATCAGAGAGTATGCCATAAAGGCATTCAAAGGGATGAAGCTCAGACACTTATCAAGAATTGATTTCTTTTTAACAGATGAGAATGAAATTTTATTAAATGAAATTAATACCTTCCCTGGTTCTACACCCATTTCGATGTTCCCGAAAATGCTTCAAAATAACGGTGAAGACTTTACCGCTTACCTTGTAAACAACATCGAAAATCAGCTTTAA
- the acnD gene encoding Fe/S-dependent 2-methylisocitrate dehydratase AcnD has product MNSNFRKPLAGSNLDYFDTKAAVDAIKPGAYEKLPYTSRVYAENLVRRCSPETLTDSLKQIIERKRDLDFPWYPARVVCHDILGQTALVDLAGLRDAIAEKGGDPSKVNPVVPTQLIVDHSLAVEHAGFEKDAFEKNRAIEDRRNDDRFHFINWTKTAFENIDVIQPGNGIMHQINLEKMSPVVQAREGVAFPDTLVGTDSHTPHVDALGVIAIGVGGLEAESVMLGRPSWMRLPDIVGVELMGERQAGITATDIVLAITEFLREQKVVSTYLEFYGEGAANLTLGDRATISNMTPEFGATAAMFYIDDKTIDYLTLTGRDDEQVKLVETYAKANGLWADTLTNAEYERVLKFDLSSVGRNIAGPSNPHRRVSTSDLAAKGISGEVENEAGLMPDGACIIAAITSCTNTSNPRNVIAAGLFARNANAKGLTRKPWVKTSLAPGSKAVQLYLEDANLLTELEALGFGIVGFACTTCNGMSGALDPVIQKEVIERDLYTTAVLSGNRNFDGRIHPYAKQAFLASPPLVVAYAIAGTIRFDIEKDVLGKDSEGNDIRLKDLWPSDAEIDAVIAKSVKPEQFRKVYEPMFDIKVDYGTGSSQEGSSPKIDPQYEWRPQSTYIRRPPYWEGALAGERTMKGMRPLAVLGDNITTDHLSPSNAIMLNSAAGAYLDKMGLPEEDFNSYATHRGDHLTAQRATFANPKLLNEMVQDNGQIKQGSYARIEPEGKISRMWEAIETYMDRKQPLVIIAGKDYGQGSSRDWAAKGVRLAGVEVIVAEGFERIHRTNLVGMGVLPVEFINGESRHTYQIDGSETFDVVGERTPGAMMTLVIHRRDGSQAEVPVKCRLDTAEELSVYEAGGILQRFAQDFLESNL; this is encoded by the coding sequence ATGAATTCCAATTTTAGAAAGCCCCTAGCTGGTAGCAATCTTGATTATTTTGATACCAAAGCTGCAGTCGACGCCATTAAGCCAGGTGCTTATGAAAAACTGCCATACACTTCACGCGTATATGCTGAAAACCTAGTAAGACGTTGCTCACCAGAAACGCTAACCGATTCACTTAAGCAAATTATCGAGCGTAAGCGCGATCTTGATTTTCCTTGGTACCCAGCTCGTGTAGTTTGTCATGATATTTTAGGCCAAACGGCATTAGTTGATTTAGCGGGTTTACGTGACGCTATTGCTGAAAAAGGCGGTGACCCATCTAAAGTAAATCCCGTGGTACCAACTCAATTAATTGTCGACCATTCATTGGCTGTTGAGCATGCAGGATTTGAAAAAGATGCCTTTGAGAAAAACCGCGCTATTGAAGATAGACGAAATGATGACCGTTTCCATTTTATTAATTGGACGAAAACGGCATTTGAAAACATTGATGTGATCCAGCCTGGTAACGGCATCATGCATCAAATTAACCTAGAAAAGATGTCCCCAGTGGTACAAGCCCGAGAAGGTGTGGCATTTCCTGATACGTTAGTAGGTACAGACAGCCATACGCCCCATGTGGATGCGCTTGGCGTTATCGCAATTGGTGTGGGCGGCCTAGAAGCTGAAAGCGTTATGCTTGGTCGTCCATCATGGATGCGCCTACCTGATATCGTGGGCGTTGAGTTGATGGGTGAGCGTCAAGCTGGTATCACTGCCACCGATATTGTGTTAGCGATTACTGAGTTTTTACGTGAGCAAAAAGTAGTATCAACTTATCTTGAGTTCTACGGTGAGGGTGCAGCAAACCTAACATTAGGCGATCGCGCAACCATCTCTAATATGACCCCAGAATTTGGCGCTACAGCTGCAATGTTCTATATCGATGATAAAACCATTGATTACTTAACGTTGACAGGTCGTGATGATGAACAAGTTAAGCTTGTAGAGACCTATGCCAAAGCTAATGGTTTATGGGCTGATACGCTCACCAATGCTGAATACGAACGTGTGCTTAAGTTTGACTTGTCATCAGTAGGTCGCAACATTGCTGGCCCGTCGAACCCACATCGCCGTGTTTCAACCAGTGACTTAGCTGCAAAAGGCATCAGTGGTGAAGTTGAAAATGAAGCAGGCTTAATGCCTGATGGTGCCTGTATTATTGCCGCAATCACTAGCTGTACTAATACTTCAAACCCGCGCAACGTTATTGCAGCAGGTCTCTTTGCACGTAATGCCAATGCTAAAGGGTTAACTCGCAAACCATGGGTGAAAACCTCATTAGCACCAGGCTCTAAAGCGGTGCAACTTTACCTTGAAGATGCCAATTTATTAACCGAACTTGAAGCCCTTGGTTTCGGCATTGTTGGTTTTGCTTGTACCACCTGTAATGGTATGAGTGGCGCATTAGACCCAGTTATTCAAAAAGAAGTTATTGAGCGCGATTTATACACCACCGCAGTGCTCTCTGGTAACCGTAACTTCGATGGTCGTATTCATCCCTATGCGAAACAAGCATTCTTGGCATCACCGCCATTAGTTGTTGCTTACGCTATCGCCGGAACTATTCGTTTTGATATCGAAAAAGATGTATTGGGCAAAGACAGTGAAGGAAATGACATTCGCTTAAAAGACTTGTGGCCATCAGATGCTGAAATCGATGCAGTGATTGCTAAAAGCGTTAAGCCTGAGCAATTTCGTAAAGTGTACGAGCCAATGTTTGATATTAAAGTGGACTATGGCACAGGTTCTTCACAAGAGGGCTCTTCACCTAAGATTGATCCGCAATATGAGTGGCGTCCGCAAAGTACCTATATTCGTCGTCCCCCATATTGGGAAGGCGCATTAGCAGGTGAGCGTACTATGAAGGGTATGCGTCCATTAGCGGTATTGGGTGACAACATTACCACTGACCATTTATCGCCATCTAATGCGATTATGCTCAATAGTGCAGCGGGTGCTTACCTTGATAAAATGGGTTTACCAGAAGAAGACTTCAACTCGTATGCGACGCATCGCGGCGATCACTTAACCGCTCAACGCGCTACTTTTGCCAACCCTAAGCTGCTCAATGAAATGGTCCAAGACAATGGCCAAATTAAGCAAGGTTCATACGCGCGTATTGAGCCAGAAGGGAAGATAAGCCGTATGTGGGAAGCCATAGAAACCTATATGGATCGTAAGCAGCCATTAGTGATCATTGCTGGTAAAGATTATGGCCAAGGTTCAAGTCGTGACTGGGCAGCAAAGGGCGTTCGTTTAGCGGGTGTTGAAGTGATTGTCGCTGAAGGTTTTGAGCGAATTCATCGCACTAACTTGGTCGGTATGGGCGTATTACCTGTTGAATTTATCAATGGTGAAAGCCGTCATACATATCAAATCGACGGCAGCGAAACCTTTGATGTGGTGGGTGAGCGTACCCCTGGGGCTATGATGACATTAGTTATTCATCGTCGTGATGGCTCGCAAGCTGAAGTGCCTGTTAAGTGCCGATTAGACACTGCTGAAGAGCTATCGGTATATGAAGCTGGCGGTATTTTACAGCGCTTTGCTCAAGACTTTCTTGAAAGTAATCTGTAA
- a CDS encoding acyltransferase family protein, producing the protein MSESAKTVNVKPAEKKGFLNSINHFRGIAIIFIVMAHCYRPAGWEVETLADKAWFNLMMNGTVFFVFISGFLFHHVFYHRWDYKKYMKSKTKFVFLPYILLSLPWIFWHLSVGTDPAMHVMYADIEKPVVAASWYVITGRTLTAYWYIPMGMMLFALSPWVMHLIKRQHLLIVAVPLFIIAMLIHRPESNLNAIQSLFYFLPVYLFGVWGSAHRDKLFPFIDKYWILMLLLAIVLAVAQAHWFGAGTLNKAALELTVPDLMLPQKMLLTFVILAILNKFEHISIKPLQKLAEVSFAIYFIHPWITTPWWMIYNSPDIFGLAGSGNILTTLIVTMLVIVISYFIAVAIKKLFDKKSRYLIGW; encoded by the coding sequence ATGTCAGAGAGTGCAAAAACAGTTAACGTAAAACCTGCTGAGAAAAAAGGCTTTTTAAACAGCATTAATCACTTTCGTGGAATAGCGATTATTTTTATTGTTATGGCTCACTGTTATCGCCCTGCCGGTTGGGAGGTCGAAACATTAGCCGATAAAGCTTGGTTTAATTTAATGATGAACGGCACGGTATTTTTTGTGTTTATTTCAGGTTTTTTATTCCACCACGTGTTTTATCATCGCTGGGATTATAAGAAATACATGAAAAGCAAAACCAAGTTTGTATTCTTGCCTTATATATTGCTATCACTACCTTGGATATTTTGGCACTTATCAGTCGGTACAGATCCAGCGATGCATGTAATGTATGCCGATATTGAGAAGCCCGTTGTTGCAGCAAGCTGGTATGTCATCACTGGCAGAACATTAACCGCGTATTGGTATATTCCAATGGGAATGATGTTGTTTGCTCTATCTCCTTGGGTAATGCATTTAATCAAGCGTCAACACCTGCTTATTGTAGCGGTACCATTGTTCATCATTGCCATGTTAATTCACAGACCGGAGTCAAACCTCAACGCGATTCAGTCTTTGTTTTACTTTTTACCTGTCTATTTATTTGGTGTATGGGGCTCAGCCCATAGAGACAAACTATTTCCATTCATCGATAAATACTGGATTTTGATGTTACTACTCGCCATTGTCTTAGCAGTTGCTCAAGCACATTGGTTTGGTGCGGGGACGTTAAATAAAGCAGCACTTGAACTGACTGTGCCTGATTTGATGTTGCCACAAAAAATGTTACTGACTTTTGTCATATTGGCGATTTTAAATAAATTTGAACACATCAGTATTAAGCCACTGCAAAAGCTCGCCGAAGTCAGTTTTGCAATTTACTTTATTCATCCTTGGATAACGACTCCTTGGTGGATGATCTATAACAGTCCAGATATTTTCGGCTTAGCGGGTAGCGGGAATATTCTCACCACATTAATTGTCACTATGCTAGTCATCGTCATTTCTTACTTCATTGCCGTTGCGATCAAGAAATTATTCGATAAAAAGAGCCGTTATCTCATTGGCTGGTAA
- a CDS encoding GntR family transcriptional regulator, protein MTFFNEQPVTVADKTFFELRKDIVEGDIQAGSKLSETELSTKYQVSRAVIREAINRLESCHLVERKANVGARVVALTPEGLIELYQVRESLEGMAARLAAKNMSHTEIADLNSLLNRHFDEVQSGESYYQEAGDVDFHYRIILGSKNKHLITVLIEGMYHLIRMYRVQLGMAGPRVTTAFDEHKHIVKAISNRDEELAEMLMRRHIMYSKANIESKLEN, encoded by the coding sequence ATGACATTCTTTAACGAACAGCCAGTAACCGTAGCTGATAAGACTTTCTTTGAATTGCGCAAAGATATTGTCGAGGGCGATATTCAAGCTGGCTCAAAATTGAGTGAAACTGAACTGTCGACAAAGTATCAAGTAAGCCGTGCCGTTATTCGTGAAGCGATTAATCGGTTAGAGTCATGCCATTTGGTTGAGCGCAAAGCAAATGTTGGCGCAAGAGTTGTGGCGTTAACGCCCGAAGGCTTGATTGAGCTATATCAAGTTCGTGAGTCGTTGGAAGGCATGGCTGCAAGACTTGCTGCTAAAAATATGTCACATACTGAAATTGCTGATTTAAATTCCCTGCTGAATCGTCATTTTGACGAAGTTCAATCAGGCGAATCCTATTACCAAGAAGCCGGCGATGTCGACTTTCATTACCGCATCATATTAGGCAGTAAGAATAAACATCTTATTACCGTGCTTATTGAGGGCATGTATCACCTTATACGTATGTATCGCGTACAACTCGGTATGGCAGGTCCACGTGTCACTACTGCATTTGATGAACATAAACACATAGTCAAAGCGATTTCGAACCGTGATGAAGAGCTGGCAGAAATGCTCATGCGCCGTCATATCATGTACTCAAAAGCCAATATCGAATCGAAGCTAGAAAACTAA
- the prpC gene encoding bifunctional 2-methylcitrate synthase/citrate synthase, with the protein MVDKKLSGAGLRGQSAGETALCTVGKSGSGLTYCGYDVADLSENATFEEVAYLLFNGELPTLDQLETYKTALNAQRDLPQALKEVLQRIPADAHPMDVMRTGCSFLGNLEPEMDFTQQNTAANRLLAAFPAIMCYWYRFSHDGVEIDCVTDEDTIGGHFLKLLRGETPSEQHRKVMDVSLILYAEHEFNASTFTARVCASTLSDMYSCITGAIGTLRGPLHGGANEAAMDMIQKFTSPADAKTQMAGMLERKEKIMGFGHAIYRTSDPRNVIIKAWSEKLAHEHGDTSLYDISVACEEFMWDSKKLFCNADFFHASAYHFMGIPTKLFTPIFVCSRLTGWAAHVMEQRTNNRIIRPSADYTGSEPRTVTPISER; encoded by the coding sequence ATGGTAGACAAGAAATTAAGTGGCGCGGGCCTTCGAGGTCAAAGCGCAGGTGAAACAGCATTATGTACCGTGGGTAAATCAGGCTCTGGTTTAACTTATTGCGGTTATGATGTGGCTGATTTATCTGAAAATGCCACCTTCGAGGAAGTCGCATACTTACTGTTTAACGGTGAACTGCCAACACTAGACCAACTAGAAACCTACAAAACGGCACTAAACGCTCAGCGTGATTTACCACAAGCGCTAAAAGAAGTACTACAACGTATTCCTGCAGATGCACACCCAATGGATGTGATGCGCACAGGTTGTTCATTTTTAGGTAATTTAGAACCAGAAATGGATTTTACTCAGCAAAATACTGCTGCTAATCGCCTACTTGCCGCTTTTCCTGCCATCATGTGTTACTGGTACCGTTTTAGCCATGACGGCGTTGAAATTGACTGTGTTACTGATGAAGACACCATTGGCGGTCATTTTTTAAAGCTACTTCGTGGTGAAACGCCATCTGAGCAACATCGTAAGGTGATGGATGTCTCGTTAATCCTTTATGCTGAGCATGAGTTTAACGCTTCAACCTTTACCGCTCGTGTTTGTGCATCAACATTATCTGATATGTACTCATGTATTACTGGTGCTATCGGTACACTTCGTGGTCCATTACATGGTGGCGCCAATGAAGCGGCGATGGATATGATTCAAAAGTTTACTTCACCAGCAGATGCTAAAACTCAAATGGCTGGCATGCTAGAGCGTAAAGAGAAAATCATGGGATTTGGACATGCCATTTATCGCACCTCAGATCCACGTAATGTGATTATTAAAGCGTGGTCAGAAAAACTTGCCCATGAACATGGCGATACCAGTCTTTATGATATTTCTGTTGCCTGTGAAGAGTTCATGTGGGATAGCAAAAAACTATTCTGTAATGCTGACTTTTTCCATGCCTCGGCTTATCACTTCATGGGTATTCCAACCAAGTTGTTTACGCCTATTTTCGTATGTTCTCGTTTAACGGGTTGGGCTGCGCATGTTATGGAGCAGCGTACTAATAACCGTATTATTAGACCAAGTGCTGATTACACCGGTTCAGAGCCTCGTACAGTAACGCCAATTAGTGAACGATAA
- a CDS encoding substrate-binding periplasmic protein, with protein sequence MLGNKQVYSWFCGCFIIMNVFLSQMVFASEITVYTYQHVPFAEQTDTTHQGLIIDIIDEMFSRAEIEYKVVFNPLKRGLTMTKRSHNVCVLPIVRTQQKESDYRWVGPVLISRYGLFSSKSQAIPLVTLQDAKPLSIGTYLGSGISEYLTSFRYQVQVTNDDALNIKKLERNRIDLWAAELISAQALMRQSKIQLGEPELIFHTSLRAMACNETLDKDKHDALVNALNTMYQDGFMAKLNREYGVLL encoded by the coding sequence ATGCTTGGTAATAAACAGGTTTATTCTTGGTTTTGCGGTTGCTTTATAATTATGAATGTTTTTTTATCTCAAATGGTTTTTGCTTCCGAAATTACTGTTTACACCTATCAGCACGTTCCGTTTGCAGAACAAACGGACACTACACATCAAGGATTGATAATTGATATTATCGACGAGATGTTTTCGCGAGCTGAAATCGAATATAAGGTGGTTTTTAATCCATTAAAACGTGGATTGACGATGACAAAAAGAAGCCATAATGTGTGTGTGTTACCTATTGTGCGCACCCAACAAAAAGAAAGTGATTATCGCTGGGTTGGGCCTGTTTTGATCTCGCGCTACGGTTTATTCAGTTCAAAGAGTCAAGCAATCCCTTTAGTGACGCTTCAAGATGCTAAGCCATTATCTATTGGTACTTATTTAGGCAGTGGGATCAGTGAATATCTGACATCATTTCGGTATCAAGTTCAGGTTACCAATGATGATGCATTAAATATCAAAAAGCTTGAAAGGAATCGCATCGACCTTTGGGCTGCTGAGTTGATTAGTGCCCAAGCCTTAATGAGACAATCTAAAATTCAATTGGGGGAGCCAGAACTCATTTTTCATACCTCTTTACGGGCGATGGCGTGCAATGAAACTTTGGATAAAGATAAACATGATGCATTAGTGAATGCATTAAACACCATGTACCAAGATGGGTTTATGGCTAAACTTAATCGTGAGTATGGTGTTTTGTTGTAA